The nucleotide window ACAAATTAACGTATCATTAATTTAAATTTAGCGTATAAATAGCGTATTTAAATTATAAATTAGCATACGAATAGCGTATAATTAACGTACGTTATTATATTCTATTTGAGGTGATTCATCTGTACACACCAAAATTTATTTACACGCAAGCTATTGTAAAAGATTTAATGTCAATTGAACGTTCTCGATCTATCGTAGAACTAATGCCTATTCCGGCACATATTGAAAGTGACTTAAAAGAACAAGCTAAATTAAAAGCAACCCATTACTCAACACGAATTGAAGGGAATACTTTAGATTTAGAACAGGTTGCACGTGTAGTTAAACAAAAGAAGGACGACTTAAGAATACCTGTCGAGGAAGAAGTACGAAATTATTGGGAAGCCCTTTCGTTTTTAACACAAGAAAAAAATAAAAATACACCCATAACTGAAGATTTTATTAAAAAGTTACACTCCATCATTGTTAAACATGGCTCAGGTAGAAAGTCTTCTAAAAGTAATTACCGTGGACCAATGCCTCCAGGAGTACTATTTGCTGTTTTCGATAATCAAACAAGACAACCCGATTATATTCCTCCAGAATACTCTGATGTCCCTGCGTTAATGAAATCTTTTGTTAAATGGATACAGTCAGAAAACGAAATGCCTGTTCCGATTAAAGCTGCAATTGTTACTTATCAACTACTAACGATTCATCCTTTTGAAGATGGTAATGGACGTACCGCACGAGCTTTAGCATCTTATGTTTTATCAACAACTAATTATGATGTGAAAGGCTTCCATTCTATTGAAGAATATTATGTTGAAGATTTACAAGGCTACTACAAACATTTACAAATGGGCTTACCCGCTCTTTATTATGATGGGCGTGAAAATCCAAAAAATTTAGCTCCATGGATTGAGTATTTCCTTAGAACAATGGCACTTGCCTATGAAAAAGTTGCTAATCTATCTATCCAATTTGCTACCTCCACTACAGATCAGCGTATCTTATCGTTAGAGCCAAAAGAAAAAACGTTACTTCGCTATTTAATTGAACGCAATAGACCTGTTAAACCAAAAGAAATTGCTGAACTGTTCCAAGTGAAACCAATAACGATTACAAAATGGGCTAATACTTGGTTAGAAAGAAATATAATTGAAGGGGCTAGTGGAAATCAGCGTATCACATCGTATAGAATTGGTAAAAATTATAAAGATTTAACTTTGAATGATTTAGGTTATAAAGAAGACTAAATAAAATCACGCCAAACATTATCAAATAAATGTTTGGCGTGGCAATATTGATCACTAATTCTTATCTCACTTCTTTAGCTTTCTTCTAGAATATGTTACGCCCTCCCGTAATCTATCTGCAAATTTCTATTTACTATCTAACAAAAACAAACCACCAACTACAATAAATCTACTGTAATCGATGGTTTATTAAAAACCGCACTTACTTATGATACGGTTCACCTCACCATAAATAAAGGAGGTTTTTGAACTGCAATTTATATCCATCCCTTTTCAGTTGCTTTTTGTACAGCCTGCTGCCTTGTTTCAACTTCGAGCTTTTGAATGGATAAAGATAGATAGTTGCGAATTGTTCCTTTAGTCAGGAATAGCTTTTTACTAATTTCATTCGTCGTATAGCCATCCTTCACGAGCTTCAGTACATTGATTTCCCGGTCATTCAGAGGATTTTTTTCATTCATAAATAAAGCAGCGGCAAGATCCTGACTGATTACCCTTTCACCTTGCATAATTTTGCGTATTGCACCAATTACATATTGGATAGGCTCGTCTTTCAGAACATATGCTTCAATATTTAGATCCATTGCTTCCTGCAAATAACCGACTCTCGCAAAGGTTGTCATAATCATAATTTTGCACGGATAATTGTGATGACGTATTCTCGCAGCTACTTCCAGCCCGGACAAATGCGGCATTTCAATATCTAAAATGCATACATCCGGCTTTTCCTTTTCAATTAAAGCCCATGCTTCTGCTCCATCTGCTGCTTCACCCACAATATGTAAATCATCCTCAAGCTCCATAATGGATATTAAGGCATCTCTCAACAGTTGCTGATCCTCAGCGATACTAAGTCTAATCATTTCACACCCTCCCGAATCGTATCCAGTGGTATAGTCAGAAGCACCTTTGTTCCTTCCTGATCATACGTCACTTCCATATTTCCCTTTAATGACCTCATCCGTTCCTTCATTGTAAACAGTCCATTGCCATGCTGCTTTTCGGATAAACCGACTCCGTTATCAATAATAGCTGCTTCTCCCCGGTCTTCATTCTGATATAGATGTATTCTGCAATCAGCAGCATGACTGTGCTTAACAACATTCGTTACCGCTTCTCGGATACTGTAGGCAAGCATCGTTTCCTGCACACTAGACAGCAGAATATGGGTAAGCTGATGATCAATCTGCACACGGATACCGGCATTCTTAAGCAACTGCTCACAATGCTTAAGCTCTTCCTGCAAGGATAAAAAATTTATTTCCGATATTATTTCACGCACCTGCTTATGTGCTGTTCGGACTGTTAGAATCATATCATCAAGTTCCTTATGAATCCTATGATTCTCGTTTGGCACCAGCCTGGAAACGAGCTCTGTTTTTACCTTTATGACCGTCAGCGTATGTCCTAAAGTATCATGCAGATCGCGGGCAATCCGCTGACGTTCCCGCTGCATCGCAATGTGAACCGACGCTTCATCAACCTCACGCTGAAGCAGCTTGGATTTTTCAATATAATAGCGTAACCACGGCAACAGTAGGATAAAAAGCATAACCGCCAGTACAATTGACTGCGCATTTGAAAACAGTACCTCCTGATAGCGCCAAACGAGACTGGCTAGGAGGAGGAAATTTACGCACGTAGCAATCCATAAAATATGCCGGTTGACAGCGCGCCCGACAAAATCTGCAAAGGCAAACTGAAAGAAAATCCACTGTGGGCCGCTTAAATAAGCCAAATATGCTGTCATAACAAAACCAAGCACAACAGCAGGAAGCAGCAGACCATCCTGATACCATAGTGCCGTGTAATAGGCACCTATATAGATGACGATTAATACAACCTTAAAAACAAGTGACGGAATCTGCTCCGAGACGACAACCGCATAGCTAAATAGCAGGACGGTCAATACATCAATAATTAAATAATAGCTTGCCTGACTTTTAGGATACCATTCCAGCATCTAACACTCCTATCTTTCCAGCCTCTGCAGCATTCCCTTCCGCAGCCATTCGACCGGTCCATAAGGAAATTTAGTTAACCACACATTCGCCAGTATAATTTGCCCTACTACTATCATACAAAAAATCCCTATAATTTCCACGCTATTTAGAGTACCTCCAAGGCCTAAACCCCATCCGTAGAAAATAGCTGTTGCAGTAATGTTTTGCAGAACGTAACAGCTTAAAGACATACGCCCCGTTTTCTCAAGCCACTTCCACATTCCCCACGTACTGCACTTCCGAACAATAAAAGTAATCAGTCCTATATAGCCTAATGCCAGGATAGGGGCAAACAGATAACGGACAGGTAAATCAAATAGACCGCCTGGTACAAAAGTCAACACATTCAAAGGCAGACCTAGACCTAACCCCCAAATGAGCAGTTTCCGTTGAATGGCATTACCGCGCTCAGTAAAGGAGAACGCACCACTGCGCATCAGCTTTATACCAACAATAAATAACATAACATTTAAAGGAATAATAAAGATTGCCTCTGCTCTAAAGAACATAAAATTCATGATACGATTCTGGACCTGATCTAGCCATGTTCCCTCGGTATATATTGCAATCAACTGTGGCGAGCTTGCCATTGAAAATGCCGGTCCATACAGCATGGAAGTAAAAATAAGAGCAAGCAACCCTAAATGAATAGCTCCTGCAACCCATAGTGCCCTTTTCATCGCCCGTTCCCCGCGCTTTAGGATGACCGCAATAATACCTGCAGTAACCGCATAGCTCATGAGCACATCATATTCCATGACGAGCACGTAATGCAGCAAACCTTCCACCATTAAAAATACGATTACCCATTTATACATACCGATCCAAGGCTTATTGTGCCTAATGGACTGCTGATATTTAATCTCCATTCCTACTCCGAACATTATCGTTAACATACCAAGCAGCTTGCCATTAAATACGAACAGTACAAGGAGGCGTAAAATATCATTCACACTCGACCAACCGGTAAAATCCGTAGTCGTTATATACTTTAGATCCCCTAAATGAGCAAAAATCCAAATATTCGTTCCAAGTGTCCCCAAAATAGCAATTCCTCTTAAAATATCGATTAATGCTATACGTTTCATATAAATGCCCCTCCATTTCTGTACCTTTATCGTACATGACAGGCCATATATGAAAATATCGACAGGCGTCAATTAATGCAGATGACACCTGTCATTTATTAGAACGTAGAAAAAAACGCACTTACTTATGATACGGTTCACCCTTAATAATCCGAAAGCTACGGTAAATCTGCTCCACTAGCACGAGCTTCATCAGCTGGTGAGGGAGTGTCATTTTGCCGAAACATAGCCTTTCATCTGCTCGCTTAAACACCTCATCGTGTAAGCCAAGCGATCCGCCAATTACAAAGGCAACCTTGCTCTTCCCGTAAGTCATTAATGCATCTATATCCGCTGCCATTTCTTCGCTCGTTTTCATTTTTCCATCCAGTGCGAGGGCAATGACATATGTACCATCACTAATTTTAGCCAAAATACGTTCGCCTTCTTTTTTCTTTACGAGCTCCATTTCCGCATCGCTTAATTGCTCTGGTGCTTTTTCGTCGGGTACCTCGATTATCTCGATTTTTGCATAGCCCCCTAATCGCTTAACATATTCATCAATACCCATTTTTAAATATTTTTCTTTTAATTTTCCTACAGAGATAATCGTTATATTCACAACTTATCCACCTTTACATTCCATTTACAAACACTTTATCCACAAAAGTTATCCACATATCCACAATCGTTGTCCATATATTGTGTAAAGTTATTTACTTGATACAATATATGTTGCCTGCGCTTCACAATAAGAACAAGTTGTTGATAACTTTTGCTCTTCTGTTAATAAATCCATCATTGGAAAATCTCCTGTCTCTGCAACGTGCATATCTAAAGCGTGATCTATATGGGTTTCACAGCTATACTTTTTCATTTTTAAACCTTCTTTCTTTTCTGAAATTTCCACAAACTTATTCACAATTTATAAGATGTTATCCACAATCCATTGTAACAAACAAAAAACGAGTAGAAAAGAAAAGCCTTTTTCCTCTCCTACTCGCCATTATCCACTATTCAGTTATCCACAATTTACAACTGTGTGTTATTAACTAATTGTAATTTTGCTTCCACTACTTTTCCTTGGCGATATACTTTCATTTGTAATGTGTCGCCAATTTCTTTTTCATTATATAAATGTTTGCGAAGTTCAATTGCATTTTCAATTTTTTTGCCGTCCATTTCTACAATAACATCATATTGCTGTAAGCCCGCTTTATCTGCTGCAGAGCCTGGGACAACTTGTGAAATAACGACACCATTTGTAACTTCTTGTGGTAATTGTAATGTTTGTTGTTGATAGTAAGCAGGAACCTCTGTTAAATCCATTAAAGAGATCCCCATTGTTGGTCGTTGTACTTCACCCTTTTTCTCAAGCTCTTCAATAATTGGAATAGCTGAGTTAATTGGGATAGCAAAGCCTAATCCTTCGACAGATGTGGAAGCTATTTTCATTGAATTGATACCAACTAAATCCCCTGTAATATTAACTAATGCGCCACCTGAATTCCCTTCATTAATAGCTGCATCTGTTTGTAAAACATCTGTTGACCAATCCTCGACACCATCTTGATTTAAATCAACTGGCACAGAACGATCCTTACCAGAAACAACTCCTGTCGTAACAGATCCATAAAAATCTAATCCTAGCGGGTTACCAATTGTAATCACTGTTTCACCTTGTTTTAACGCATCGGAATCCCCAAATTGTGCTACGGTTTTAATGCCTTCACTCGGGATAGAAATGACCGCTAAGTCTGTCCAAATATCACTACCAACTGGCTGTGCTTCTACCTTCGTTCCATCATCTAACATGACTTCAAGTTGGTCACTACCTTCGATTACGTGATGGTTCGTGACAATAAATGCACGGTCTCCTTCTACCTTATAAATAACCCCTGAGCCGCTACCTGCTTCTTGTAACGCACCATTATTTTGGTTCCAAAAATTTGGTGTCGCTTTTTGAATATTGGTAATACCAACGACCGCGCTTGAAACCTTCTCAACGGCTGATACAACATCGGATGTAACTTCTGTTGCCGTTTGTTTAATTGTTGACCCATTTGCCTCTGAATTTGATGTAATCTGGCTCGCTCCTGGTAATTGGTTAGCTAACGAAGGTAATAGCAGCCAAAGTAAAAGCGCACCAACAATAATTCCACTTAGCCCAGAAATAAAGTATCCGAACTTGCTGCCTCCTTTATTTTTTTTATTGGACAGACGTTGACGACGCTCTTCTTCTTCTCGCTTTAGGCGTTCTTCCAACTCTGTTATTCGTTCATTTTCTACTGGTTTTTGATCATCTTCAGGAAAATAACTCATCTTCAAATCATCCTTTCGTTGTTTCACTTACTGTTAGCATACACATCAAACATTAAAATTAGATGAAAATCCCTTAAAACATCCATAAAAAAATAAAAAAGAACTTCGCCAAAAGTCAGCAAAGTTCTTTTACCCGTTATTAAACCGTTACAAGCGCAGTTGGTTGCTCTGCATCTGTATCATGAAGATGCAAATATTCTCCTGTAATTATGCCACAGGACTGTAACGTTTGTGAGACACTCATACGCGCTAAATCTTTCATATTATTATCTTTACTTAAATGGGCTAAGTAAATTTGTGTTGGTTTTTCTGCTACGACATCACTCATTGCAACAGCTGCATCTTCATTTGATACATGACCAACATCCGATAAAATACGGCGCTTAATATTCCATGGGTATTTCCCCATTTGTAGCATACTAACATCATGGTTACTTTCAAAAACATAGGAGTCGGCTGCAGCAATATGTCCCTTCATACGATCACTAACATAGCCTGTATCCGTAATGACTACAAGCTTGCGCCCATCCTCATAAAACGTATAAAACATTGGATCTGCTGCGTCATGAGACACTGCAAAGGATTGAATATCCATTCCCCCAAAGGTTTTAACCGTCTCCATATCAAAGTGGTAGCGTAGCTCCGTTGGAATATTGCCAATATGCCCATCCATCGCATCCCAAGTTTTAGCGTTAGCAAATACCGGAACATTATACTTTCTTGCCACCACTCCTAAGCCTTTAATATGGTCACTATGCTCATGTGTTACTAAAATACCCGATAATTTCTTCATATCCCGATCAATTTTAGCAAACAGTTGCTCCATTTTTTTCCCGCTTAAGCCTACATCGACTAAAAAAGCATGCTCATCATTTTCTACGTAGACTGCGTTACCTGTACTACCACTTGCTAAAACACTGAATCGCATTTATAAAACTCCTTACTTTTCTATATCCTTTTCCTCAACTTCTGTTAAATCATTTTGTATATCAACGATTTTCCCATCTACCGCATTCACAAAATGTACTTCTTGGTTGCCATTGTCTCGCTTTACGCGTACTTCCCAAGTTGGTGCAAACACTTGCGTTTGCGTTATTTGAACAATTGTTGAATAGCCTAGCTTTATATTCACTATTTCAGAATTTGGTTTTAATAAATTATTCCCATACAAAATTTGAAGCACTTGAATCGGGGTAATTAGGTTTTTTTGTTTTTCTAATTTTTCATGCTTTTCAAGAATCGTCTGCTCATATGCATATACGCGATTATCTTCGTTCCAATAGATTTTAACATAACCTCGAACGTTATAATAAAGCGTTAAATTATTAACCTTTTGAAAAAATGTCGCTTCTCTCTTTTTCTCATCGAAACCCCATAACTCATACGAACTTCCTTCATGAACATAGCTATGAACAAAAGCTGTATACGAATCAAGCGTTGCTGTCCCTTGTAATTTCACCGGTTTTTCCATCGTTACAAGTAGTTTATTATCATTTTCTATACGTGCAATTTGATTGGCAAAATACGGTAGATCTGAAGGTAAGAAATTTTTAATTTGACCTGAATAATAGGAAGCCGTTTCATTATTATTAGGTAGAGCAATATACGTAATATTATCCTCTTTTAAACGGG belongs to Solibacillus sp. FSL R7-0682 and includes:
- a CDS encoding Fic family protein; the encoded protein is MSIERSRSIVELMPIPAHIESDLKEQAKLKATHYSTRIEGNTLDLEQVARVVKQKKDDLRIPVEEEVRNYWEALSFLTQEKNKNTPITEDFIKKLHSIIVKHGSGRKSSKSNYRGPMPPGVLFAVFDNQTRQPDYIPPEYSDVPALMKSFVKWIQSENEMPVPIKAAIVTYQLLTIHPFEDGNGRTARALASYVLSTTNYDVKGFHSIEEYYVEDLQGYYKHLQMGLPALYYDGRENPKNLAPWIEYFLRTMALAYEKVANLSIQFATSTTDQRILSLEPKEKTLLRYLIERNRPVKPKEIAELFQVKPITITKWANTWLERNIIEGASGNQRITSYRIGKNYKDLTLNDLGYKED
- a CDS encoding response regulator transcription factor translates to MIRLSIAEDQQLLRDALISIMELEDDLHIVGEAADGAEAWALIEKEKPDVCILDIEMPHLSGLEVAARIRHHNYPCKIMIMTTFARVGYLQEAMDLNIEAYVLKDEPIQYVIGAIRKIMQGERVISQDLAAALFMNEKNPLNDREINVLKLVKDGYTTNEISKKLFLTKGTIRNYLSLSIQKLEVETRQQAVQKATEKGWI
- a CDS encoding sensor histidine kinase, coding for MLEWYPKSQASYYLIIDVLTVLLFSYAVVVSEQIPSLVFKVVLIVIYIGAYYTALWYQDGLLLPAVVLGFVMTAYLAYLSGPQWIFFQFAFADFVGRAVNRHILWIATCVNFLLLASLVWRYQEVLFSNAQSIVLAVMLFILLLPWLRYYIEKSKLLQREVDEASVHIAMQRERQRIARDLHDTLGHTLTVIKVKTELVSRLVPNENHRIHKELDDMILTVRTAHKQVREIISEINFLSLQEELKHCEQLLKNAGIRVQIDHQLTHILLSSVQETMLAYSIREAVTNVVKHSHAADCRIHLYQNEDRGEAAIIDNGVGLSEKQHGNGLFTMKERMRSLKGNMEVTYDQEGTKVLLTIPLDTIREGVK
- a CDS encoding DUF418 domain-containing protein: MKRIALIDILRGIAILGTLGTNIWIFAHLGDLKYITTTDFTGWSSVNDILRLLVLFVFNGKLLGMLTIMFGVGMEIKYQQSIRHNKPWIGMYKWVIVFLMVEGLLHYVLVMEYDVLMSYAVTAGIIAVILKRGERAMKRALWVAGAIHLGLLALIFTSMLYGPAFSMASSPQLIAIYTEGTWLDQVQNRIMNFMFFRAEAIFIIPLNVMLFIVGIKLMRSGAFSFTERGNAIQRKLLIWGLGLGLPLNVLTFVPGGLFDLPVRYLFAPILALGYIGLITFIVRKCSTWGMWKWLEKTGRMSLSCYVLQNITATAIFYGWGLGLGGTLNSVEIIGIFCMIVVGQIILANVWLTKFPYGPVEWLRKGMLQRLER
- the rlmH gene encoding 23S rRNA (pseudouridine(1915)-N(3))-methyltransferase RlmH, with the protein product MNITIISVGKLKEKYLKMGIDEYVKRLGGYAKIEIIEVPDEKAPEQLSDAEMELVKKKEGERILAKISDGTYVIALALDGKMKTSEEMAADIDALMTYGKSKVAFVIGGSLGLHDEVFKRADERLCFGKMTLPHQLMKLVLVEQIYRSFRIIKGEPYHK
- a CDS encoding CxxH/CxxC protein, whose translation is MKKYSCETHIDHALDMHVAETGDFPMMDLLTEEQKLSTTCSYCEAQATYIVSSK
- a CDS encoding S1C family serine protease, whose product is MSYFPEDDQKPVENERITELEERLKREEEERRQRLSNKKNKGGSKFGYFISGLSGIIVGALLLWLLLPSLANQLPGASQITSNSEANGSTIKQTATEVTSDVVSAVEKVSSAVVGITNIQKATPNFWNQNNGALQEAGSGSGVIYKVEGDRAFIVTNHHVIEGSDQLEVMLDDGTKVEAQPVGSDIWTDLAVISIPSEGIKTVAQFGDSDALKQGETVITIGNPLGLDFYGSVTTGVVSGKDRSVPVDLNQDGVEDWSTDVLQTDAAINEGNSGGALVNITGDLVGINSMKIASTSVEGLGFAIPINSAIPIIEELEKKGEVQRPTMGISLMDLTEVPAYYQQQTLQLPQEVTNGVVISQVVPGSAADKAGLQQYDVIVEMDGKKIENAIELRKHLYNEKEIGDTLQMKVYRQGKVVEAKLQLVNNTQL
- a CDS encoding MBL fold metallo-hydrolase, translated to MRFSVLASGSTGNAVYVENDEHAFLVDVGLSGKKMEQLFAKIDRDMKKLSGILVTHEHSDHIKGLGVVARKYNVPVFANAKTWDAMDGHIGNIPTELRYHFDMETVKTFGGMDIQSFAVSHDAADPMFYTFYEDGRKLVVITDTGYVSDRMKGHIAAADSYVFESNHDVSMLQMGKYPWNIKRRILSDVGHVSNEDAAVAMSDVVAEKPTQIYLAHLSKDNNMKDLARMSVSQTLQSCGIITGEYLHLHDTDAEQPTALVTV
- a CDS encoding two-component system regulatory protein YycI — protein: MDWSRTKSIFIWVFLILNIFLYTQYLESYNEGETIEIIGETTKIESRLKEDNITYIALPNNNETASYYSGQIKNFLPSDLPYFANQIARIENDNKLLVTMEKPVKLQGTATLDSYTAFVHSYVHEGSSYELWGFDEKKREATFFQKVNNLTLYYNVRGYVKIYWNEDNRVYAYEQTILEKHEKLEKQKNLITPIQVLQILYGNNLLKPNSEIVNIKLGYSTIVQITQTQVFAPTWEVRVKRDNGNQEVHFVNAVDGKIVDIQNDLTEVEEKDIEK